One window of Enterobacter sp. RHBSTW-00175 genomic DNA carries:
- the gspK gene encoding type II secretion system minor pseudopilin GspK: MSRVNKQRGVALLVVLILLVMMSALAAKISQQFCRNLQKTHYQVSQQQLRWAMLAQEKVVKDTLQTDASGESKALAPEGDWHQPLETQGDNYTVVSQVDDAQDCFNVNNLLAVDTSAQAQNAPAVVEKPRKEQIVEQILTDGGISQTSAEEVYLQLADYLDGDSTTVKEGAEIDAWAGVVPARQPANQMMRNIAEIKLLPAFPASAYSKVSTLLCALPDMAAKVDVNTLKPENAAVLAALFPGKLTEDDAARLLDARPEGGWESVEAFSKALEQNFPQLKDDLPQVAEQIAINSRYFRVNYTGNTDDLTLRVVSQLQVNNEAGEIVTWQRRYRMIE; the protein is encoded by the coding sequence ATGAGTCGGGTGAACAAACAGCGAGGCGTTGCCCTGCTGGTGGTGTTGATCCTGCTGGTGATGATGTCAGCGCTGGCGGCCAAAATCAGCCAGCAGTTCTGCCGCAATCTGCAAAAAACGCACTACCAGGTGAGTCAGCAGCAGTTGCGCTGGGCCATGCTGGCGCAGGAGAAGGTGGTCAAAGACACCCTGCAAACCGATGCCAGCGGTGAAAGTAAAGCGCTGGCACCCGAGGGTGACTGGCATCAGCCGCTGGAGACCCAGGGCGATAACTACACGGTGGTGAGCCAGGTTGACGATGCGCAGGACTGTTTCAACGTCAATAACCTGCTGGCCGTCGACACATCCGCTCAGGCGCAAAACGCGCCTGCTGTGGTGGAAAAGCCGCGCAAAGAGCAGATTGTTGAGCAAATTCTGACCGATGGCGGTATCAGCCAGACCTCCGCCGAAGAGGTCTATCTCCAGCTGGCGGATTACCTCGATGGTGATAGCACCACGGTTAAAGAGGGTGCTGAAATTGACGCCTGGGCAGGGGTTGTCCCGGCGCGGCAGCCCGCGAATCAGATGATGCGCAACATTGCAGAAATCAAGCTGCTGCCGGCGTTCCCCGCATCGGCGTATTCGAAAGTCAGCACGCTGTTGTGCGCGCTGCCAGACATGGCCGCGAAGGTGGACGTGAATACCCTCAAACCGGAAAACGCAGCCGTTCTGGCAGCGCTCTTCCCGGGGAAGTTAACGGAAGATGACGCCGCCCGACTGCTTGATGCCCGTCCCGAAGGGGGCTGGGAAAGCGTTGAGGCGTTCAGCAAAGCACTGGAGCAAAACTTCCCGCAGTTAAAAGACGATTTGCCGCAGGTTGCAGAGCAGATAGCCATCAATAGCCGCTATTTTCGCGTCAACTATACCGGCAACACTGACGATTTAACGCTTCGCGTGGTCAGCCAGCTTCAGGTTAATAACGAAGCCGGCGAGATTGTGACGTGGCAACGTCGTTACCGAATGATTGAATAA
- the gspL gene encoding type II secretion system protein GspL yields the protein MKQVLFIRPDSREDGKLWWCESGSQQVEALDNLAELSSLASHSLAARVCLLLPTSDMIFRHFTLPKKGMASPGTAFSWMAEETLIGEVDNLHWTVLNKKGREVDAVAIDATRLRQWLACFREVGLNVIQALPDAWLLPCTTGGSTVVALEDNYWLRLAPASACEVDGALLPMLMQKTGESEVRCYGDVPHGIDVDESLPWQHPLALIQPQWQACKINVLHGEFSSRGAQKGVTKGVKAMIVAAGLLSLGLLLGPRVAMAWMLVQEENQVQQEIVQVYQHHFPSMRQQTNIKYHFGQNIKKQRKGIFLQLDELEKAKQAVPSLEINALEYDATQGVLTLSVSAESPQASQEFVNQTRANFDFALQPVSKEAPYTAMITGKYK from the coding sequence ATGAAACAGGTACTTTTTATTCGTCCCGACAGCCGCGAGGACGGGAAACTATGGTGGTGCGAATCCGGTAGCCAGCAGGTTGAAGCGCTGGATAACCTGGCAGAACTCAGCTCACTTGCCAGTCATTCTCTGGCCGCTCGCGTGTGCTTATTGCTCCCGACGAGCGACATGATCTTCCGCCACTTTACGCTACCTAAAAAAGGCATGGCATCGCCGGGCACGGCGTTCTCATGGATGGCGGAAGAGACATTAATTGGCGAGGTGGACAACCTTCACTGGACGGTGCTTAACAAAAAAGGGCGTGAAGTGGATGCCGTGGCGATCGATGCCACGCGCCTGCGCCAGTGGCTTGCCTGTTTTCGCGAAGTGGGCTTAAACGTCATCCAGGCGTTACCGGATGCCTGGCTGCTGCCTTGCACCACGGGCGGCAGCACGGTTGTTGCACTGGAAGATAACTACTGGCTGCGTCTGGCTCCGGCTTCTGCCTGCGAGGTGGATGGCGCACTGCTCCCGATGCTGATGCAGAAAACGGGCGAAAGCGAAGTGCGTTGCTACGGTGATGTTCCGCACGGTATTGACGTGGATGAATCTTTGCCGTGGCAGCACCCGCTGGCGCTGATCCAGCCCCAGTGGCAGGCTTGTAAGATCAATGTGTTGCACGGCGAGTTCAGTTCGCGGGGCGCGCAAAAAGGGGTAACGAAAGGCGTAAAGGCGATGATCGTTGCCGCCGGTTTGCTGTCGCTCGGCTTGCTGTTAGGCCCGCGTGTGGCGATGGCCTGGATGCTGGTGCAGGAAGAAAACCAGGTTCAGCAGGAGATTGTGCAGGTTTACCAGCACCACTTCCCCAGTATGCGTCAGCAGACCAACATCAAATACCATTTTGGCCAGAATATTAAGAAACAGCGTAAGGGGATCTTCCTGCAACTGGATGAGCTGGAAAAAGCGAAACAGGCCGTGCCGTCGCTGGAAATTAATGCACTGGAATATGATGCGACGCAAGGCGTTCTGACCCTGAGCGTCAGTGCGGAAAGCCCGCAGGCATCACAGGAGTTCGTTAACCAGACGCGCGCTAATTTTGATTTTGCTCTACAGCCAGTTTCAAAAGAGGCGCCTTATACCGCGATGATCACAGGGAAATATAAATGA
- the gspM gene encoding type II secretion system protein GspM has protein sequence MKERIAQLKSRYQNYSAREKIILKVCAAAIGCAAVYYAGVIPLDNMIQGSKSTLARQTETLNWMRVEIDKNHLQMLQVKTDNPRSVVENSAHEINLSLSDVRQDGQTLSFVVSRVNVYELKNWLREINQTSGVRLQKMNLTPVDHISDVKAEIQLTWMKIT, from the coding sequence ATGAAAGAACGAATCGCGCAGCTGAAATCGCGTTACCAGAATTACAGCGCCAGAGAAAAAATAATCTTAAAAGTGTGTGCCGCCGCAATAGGCTGCGCCGCGGTGTACTACGCCGGAGTGATCCCGCTGGATAATATGATTCAGGGCAGTAAATCAACACTGGCCCGACAAACGGAAACCCTGAACTGGATGCGTGTCGAAATTGATAAAAACCATCTTCAGATGCTTCAGGTTAAAACGGATAACCCACGCAGTGTTGTGGAAAATAGCGCTCATGAGATTAATTTATCGCTCAGTGATGTGCGCCAGGATGGGCAGACATTATCGTTCGTGGTGAGCCGGGTGAATGTTTATGAATTAAAAAACTGGTTGCGTGAAATCAATCAGACTTCGGGAGTCCGGTTGCAGAAAATGAACCTTACCCCTGTTGACCATATCAGCGATGTCAAAGCCGAAATTCAACTGACCTGGATGAAAATAACATGA
- a CDS encoding A24 family peptidase, producing MNTFALIREVYPVGFPVMSAVLGAITGSFLGVVAERVPAMVMEDEGCGNLLFPGSHCPVCQHSLRVWENIPLLSWLFLRGRCSQCRTAIPLRIFLIELFTALFFGTTAWCVPDVQALLALWLLAAFLLPLAMIDAQHQLLPDCLTQPLLWAGLLFHTFDHSLPLRDALFGAVAGYLSLWLVYWAFRLATGREGLGYGDFKLLAALGAWCGWQALPSVELIAAVSGIIGYFIFNNLNKNNQTISFGPYLSVAGMIVFIGQVFSVTF from the coding sequence ATGAATACCTTCGCACTGATCCGGGAGGTTTACCCTGTTGGGTTTCCCGTAATGAGTGCGGTGTTAGGCGCAATTACGGGCAGTTTTCTGGGGGTTGTGGCAGAGCGCGTGCCGGCAATGGTGATGGAAGACGAGGGATGCGGCAATCTACTGTTCCCGGGCTCTCACTGCCCGGTGTGCCAGCATTCGCTGAGGGTTTGGGAGAATATTCCGCTGCTGAGCTGGCTGTTTCTGCGCGGACGTTGCAGCCAGTGCCGCACGGCGATCCCGCTGCGCATCTTCCTGATTGAGCTTTTCACCGCGCTGTTTTTTGGCACAACGGCCTGGTGTGTACCTGATGTGCAGGCACTGCTCGCGCTCTGGCTGCTGGCCGCATTTCTCCTGCCGCTGGCAATGATTGACGCGCAGCATCAGTTACTGCCCGATTGCCTGACGCAGCCGCTGTTGTGGGCGGGGCTCCTCTTTCATACGTTCGACCATTCTTTGCCATTGCGCGATGCGCTTTTTGGCGCAGTGGCGGGGTACCTTTCGCTGTGGCTGGTGTACTGGGCTTTTCGCCTGGCGACGGGGCGCGAAGGGCTGGGATACGGTGATTTTAAACTGCTGGCGGCGCTGGGGGCATGGTGTGGCTGGCAGGCATTACCTTCTGTTGAGCTGATCGCGGCAGTAAGCGGCATTATTGGTTATTTCATATTTAATAATTTAAATAAAAATAACCAAACTATTTCTTTTGGCCCTTATTTATCTGTTGCAGGCATGATTGTTTTTATCGGGCAGGTATTCTCTGTCACATTCTAA
- a CDS encoding glycosyl hydrolase family 18 protein: MKFMKPKYLALFVAAASGSVFAAAPGTPSISSGNDKFAIVEVDQAAQDYGTLVKVHNDGVDVKVEWNVWSGDAPTTGKVLLDGQTVWSGASGASGSATFKVKKGGRYQEQVELCNASGCSKSASKLIIVADTDGSHLLPLNVPLQENNKTFAQHTDKVVGAYFPEWGVYGREFPVDKIPASNLNHILYGFIPICGGDGINDGLKTVENGNSFAALQRACAGRQDFTVAIHDPWAALQKPQSGVTNWDDPYKGNFGQLMALKKAHPDLKVLPSIGGWTMSDPFYKMNDTAIRARFVASVKDFLKTWKFFDGVDIDWEFPGGGGVNETLGNPQQDKATYTAVMHDLRTMLNELSAETGRTYELTTAIGSGKDKIEDVDYNTVQQYLDHIFLMSYDFYGAWSNTELGHQAALHAPAWRPDTNYTTSNGVDALLDQGVQPGKIVVGAGMYGRGWTGVHGYTGDNPFTGTATGAVKGTWEPGVVDYRQIVNEYKGKPGWEYGYDADAEAPYVFNKSTGDLISYEDARSTTAKGKYVLAKSLGGLFSWSIDSDNGDILNAMNESLMGGSTPVEPVVTNHAPVAAAADQSVTGPATVTLDGSASTDPDGDAITYKWTQISGSSVTLTNSNKAKASFSVGAVTSNQTLAFRLTVTDAKGLSSTADVQVLNKAPKANQAPVVNQMQTVNLEAGQSYALNVQAADPDGDALTYAWSVPADMNATGTDTANVNITAPEVTSDSSYTLSVVVSDGKTSVQSNVQVNVAPKATPVVPSDEGTTPSDEGTTPADEGTTPADEGTKPADEGTATGSCDNPVDANASKYAAWESSKVYNNGDMVSADNLVWKAKYWTQGNKPGFSADAWELVSQVKMNWRADTVYNGGDKTTYQGFEYRAKWWTQGDKPGNSDVWVKEGASADCK; this comes from the coding sequence ATGAAATTTATGAAGCCTAAATATCTGGCACTTTTTGTTGCAGCGGCATCCGGCTCTGTATTTGCCGCCGCGCCAGGTACGCCTTCAATCAGCAGTGGCAATGATAAGTTTGCTATCGTTGAAGTTGACCAGGCCGCACAGGATTACGGTACTCTCGTTAAAGTGCACAACGATGGTGTGGATGTGAAGGTTGAGTGGAACGTCTGGAGTGGCGATGCGCCGACCACCGGTAAAGTTCTGCTGGACGGTCAGACCGTTTGGTCTGGTGCATCCGGTGCGTCTGGCTCTGCAACCTTTAAAGTCAAAAAAGGTGGCCGCTATCAGGAACAGGTTGAACTCTGTAACGCCAGCGGGTGCTCCAAAAGCGCAAGCAAGCTGATCATCGTTGCCGATACTGACGGCAGCCACCTGCTGCCGCTGAATGTTCCTCTGCAAGAGAACAACAAAACCTTCGCGCAGCACACCGATAAAGTGGTGGGGGCGTATTTCCCCGAGTGGGGCGTGTACGGTCGTGAATTCCCGGTGGACAAAATCCCGGCATCTAACCTGAACCACATCCTGTATGGCTTCATTCCAATCTGCGGCGGCGACGGCATCAACGACGGTCTGAAAACCGTTGAAAATGGTAACAGCTTCGCGGCCCTTCAGCGCGCCTGTGCGGGCCGTCAGGACTTCACCGTGGCCATTCACGATCCGTGGGCTGCTCTGCAAAAACCGCAGTCTGGCGTGACGAACTGGGACGACCCGTACAAAGGTAACTTTGGTCAACTGATGGCGCTGAAAAAAGCCCATCCGGATCTGAAAGTGCTGCCATCTATCGGCGGCTGGACCATGTCCGATCCGTTCTACAAAATGAACGACACGGCGATCCGTGCACGCTTCGTGGCCTCTGTTAAAGACTTCCTGAAGACCTGGAAATTCTTCGACGGCGTAGATATCGACTGGGAATTCCCGGGCGGCGGCGGCGTGAACGAAACGTTGGGTAATCCTCAGCAGGATAAAGCCACCTACACCGCAGTGATGCATGACCTGCGCACCATGCTGAACGAGTTGTCAGCAGAAACCGGTCGTACCTATGAGCTGACCACCGCAATTGGTTCCGGTAAAGATAAGATCGAAGACGTTGACTACAACACGGTACAGCAGTACCTCGACCATATCTTCCTGATGAGCTATGACTTCTACGGCGCGTGGAGTAACACCGAACTCGGTCACCAGGCGGCGCTGCACGCACCAGCATGGCGTCCGGACACCAACTACACCACCTCTAACGGCGTCGATGCGCTGCTGGATCAGGGTGTACAGCCAGGTAAAATCGTGGTGGGTGCGGGCATGTATGGCCGCGGCTGGACAGGTGTGCATGGTTACACCGGCGACAACCCGTTCACCGGTACCGCAACGGGCGCAGTGAAAGGCACCTGGGAACCGGGCGTAGTTGACTATCGTCAGATTGTGAACGAATACAAAGGCAAGCCAGGCTGGGAATACGGTTATGACGCGGATGCGGAAGCACCATACGTCTTTAACAAATCTACCGGCGACCTGATCTCTTATGAAGATGCCCGTTCGACGACTGCGAAAGGCAAATACGTGCTGGCGAAAAGCCTGGGCGGCCTGTTCTCCTGGTCTATCGACTCTGATAACGGCGACATCCTGAATGCGATGAACGAAAGCCTGATGGGGGGCTCAACGCCTGTTGAACCTGTCGTCACCAACCATGCGCCAGTGGCAGCGGCAGCGGATCAGTCCGTGACCGGCCCGGCAACGGTAACCCTGGATGGCTCTGCATCCACCGATCCAGATGGCGATGCAATCACCTACAAATGGACTCAGATTTCTGGCTCCAGTGTAACCCTGACCAACAGCAACAAAGCGAAAGCGAGCTTCTCTGTTGGTGCTGTGACCAGCAACCAGACTCTGGCGTTCCGCCTGACCGTGACTGATGCCAAAGGCCTGAGCAGCACCGCTGACGTCCAGGTTCTGAACAAAGCACCGAAAGCCAACCAGGCACCGGTTGTTAACCAGATGCAGACGGTGAATCTGGAAGCAGGTCAGTCTTACGCGCTGAACGTTCAGGCTGCGGATCCGGATGGCGATGCCCTGACCTATGCGTGGAGCGTTCCTGCTGATATGAATGCGACCGGTACTGACACCGCGAACGTGAACATCACTGCACCGGAAGTCACCTCTGATTCTTCCTACACCCTGAGCGTGGTGGTGAGCGATGGTAAAACCAGCGTTCAGTCCAACGTACAGGTTAACGTGGCGCCGAAAGCGACCCCGGTCGTTCCATCTGACGAAGGCACTACGCCATCTGATGAAGGCACGACTCCGGCAGATGAAGGCACTACCCCAGCAGACGAAGGTACTAAACCGGCTGATGAAGGCACTGCGACCGGCAGCTGTGATAACCCGGTTGATGCCAACGCCAGCAAATATGCTGCGTGGGAATCCAGCAAAGTCTACAACAATGGCGATATGGTAAGCGCTGATAATCTGGTATGGAAAGCGAAATACTGGACTCAGGGCAACAAGCCAGGCTTTAGTGCAGATGCATGGGAACTGGTAAGCCAGGTGAAAATGAACTGGCGCGCTGACACCGTCTACAACGGCGGCGACAAGACGACCTACCAGGGCTTCGAGTACCGCGCAAAATGGTGGACTCAGGGCGACAAACCAGGCAACAGCGATGTATGGGTGAAAGAAGGCGCGTCGGCAGACTGCAAATAA
- the iagB gene encoding type III secretion system invasion protein IagB has product MKRLLLLLLILSQSACANCWNKAAHYYHVDPYLLYAIANVESGMNPYAVGNNHDGTHDVGLMQINSSHFPELERQGIDEYRLMTEPCTSIMVGASILSGMIKVYGYNWEAVGAYNAGLKKENYPKRMMYAHKVWSKYQQLKSETHERNNW; this is encoded by the coding sequence ATGAAGCGTTTACTGTTGCTGTTATTAATATTGAGTCAAAGCGCATGTGCGAATTGCTGGAATAAGGCGGCCCATTATTATCATGTCGATCCTTATCTGCTTTATGCCATCGCCAATGTGGAATCAGGAATGAATCCATATGCTGTCGGGAATAATCATGACGGGACGCACGACGTTGGATTAATGCAAATTAACAGCTCACATTTCCCAGAACTGGAACGGCAAGGCATTGATGAATACCGCCTGATGACGGAGCCCTGTACCTCCATTATGGTTGGTGCATCTATTCTCTCAGGAATGATAAAGGTTTATGGATATAACTGGGAAGCTGTGGGAGCGTATAACGCCGGGCTTAAAAAGGAAAATTATCCCAAGCGTATGATGTACGCCCATAAAGTCTGGTCGAAGTATCAGCAATTAAAATCTGAGACACACGAGAGAAATAACTGGTGA
- a CDS encoding glycoside hydrolase family 19 protein — translation MNKRTLLSVLIAGACIAPVMAQATMLKAESSEPYTMKASDLAKKEKELTDFPLMQSVKDTIRTLDNASVEQIEPGRASNPENVKRVEGILKESDWEYLFPLRAKDYSYSNFLKAVGKFPALCDTYKDGRDSDAICRKELATMFAHFAQETGGHESWRPEAEWRQALVYVREMGWSEGQKGGYNGECNTDVWQGQTWPCGKDKDGDFLSYFGRGAKQLSYNYNYGPFSEAMYGDVKVLLEKPELVADTWLNLASAIFFFAYPQPPKPSMLQVIDGTWQPNDHDKANGLVPGFGVTTQIINGGVECGGPTEIAQSQNRIKYYKEFANYLNVKVPADEVLGCANMKQFDEGGAGALKIYWEQDWGWNADTPDGKTYACQLVGYQTPFSAFKDGDYTKCVQKFYNVNIVNDDGSASTPDETPTPVPDETPAPVPDETPAAVNHAPVAQIAGPIGAVEAGAQVSLSAEGSTDEDGNKLTYTWRSQDGQTVTGEDKAVVTFTAPEAATAQQYEVSLTVSDGELSSSTTYLLNVKAKAATPSQDEGTSGSYAAWSANNKYKAGDIVNNHGKLFQCKPFPYSGWCNNAPAYYEPGAGLAWSDAWTAL, via the coding sequence ATGAATAAAAGGACATTACTGAGCGTATTGATTGCAGGGGCTTGCATAGCACCTGTTATGGCTCAGGCCACCATGCTGAAGGCAGAAAGCAGCGAGCCTTACACCATGAAAGCCAGCGATCTGGCGAAAAAAGAGAAAGAACTGACGGATTTTCCGCTGATGCAATCTGTGAAGGATACTATCCGTACGCTGGACAACGCTTCAGTTGAGCAGATTGAGCCAGGCCGCGCTTCCAACCCGGAAAACGTTAAACGCGTAGAAGGGATCCTGAAAGAGAGCGACTGGGAGTACTTGTTCCCGCTGCGCGCCAAAGATTATAGCTACAGCAATTTCCTGAAAGCCGTTGGTAAATTCCCGGCGCTGTGCGACACCTATAAAGATGGTCGTGATAGCGACGCCATCTGCCGTAAAGAGCTGGCAACCATGTTTGCTCACTTTGCCCAGGAAACGGGCGGTCACGAAAGCTGGCGTCCTGAAGCCGAATGGCGTCAGGCATTGGTTTACGTGCGTGAAATGGGCTGGAGCGAAGGCCAGAAGGGCGGTTACAACGGCGAATGTAATACCGACGTCTGGCAGGGTCAGACCTGGCCGTGCGGGAAAGACAAAGACGGTGATTTCCTGAGCTACTTTGGTCGCGGTGCGAAGCAGTTGTCCTACAACTATAACTACGGTCCGTTCTCCGAAGCGATGTATGGCGATGTTAAAGTTCTGCTGGAAAAACCAGAGTTGGTTGCGGATACCTGGTTGAACCTGGCGAGCGCCATCTTCTTCTTCGCTTACCCACAGCCGCCAAAACCAAGCATGTTGCAGGTGATTGACGGTACCTGGCAGCCAAACGATCACGATAAAGCGAATGGCCTGGTCCCTGGTTTCGGCGTGACGACCCAAATCATCAACGGTGGCGTTGAGTGCGGCGGTCCGACTGAAATTGCGCAGTCTCAGAACCGTATTAAGTACTACAAAGAGTTCGCTAACTATCTGAACGTTAAGGTTCCGGCTGACGAAGTACTTGGCTGCGCCAACATGAAGCAATTCGATGAAGGCGGCGCGGGCGCGCTGAAGATTTACTGGGAACAGGACTGGGGATGGAACGCAGATACACCAGACGGCAAGACCTATGCCTGCCAGCTGGTGGGCTACCAGACACCATTCAGTGCGTTTAAAGACGGCGACTACACCAAGTGTGTGCAGAAGTTCTATAACGTGAACATCGTGAATGACGACGGTTCAGCGAGCACACCGGATGAAACCCCGACGCCAGTGCCGGACGAAACCCCAGCGCCAGTACCTGATGAAACCCCGGCAGCGGTAAACCACGCGCCAGTGGCGCAGATTGCGGGTCCAATCGGTGCCGTTGAAGCGGGTGCGCAGGTTTCTCTGAGTGCTGAAGGTTCTACTGACGAAGACGGTAACAAACTGACCTACACCTGGCGCTCTCAGGATGGCCAGACCGTGACCGGTGAAGACAAAGCGGTTGTGACCTTTACCGCGCCAGAAGCGGCGACAGCGCAGCAGTACGAAGTGAGCCTGACCGTCAGCGATGGTGAGCTGAGCAGCAGCACCACCTACTTGCTGAACGTGAAAGCGAAAGCGGCAACGCCATCACAGGATGAAGGGACTTCCGGCTCTTACGCTGCATGGAGCGCGAACAACAAGTACAAGGCAGGCGATATCGTGAACAACCACGGTAAACTGTTCCAGTGCAAACCGTTCCCGTACAGTGGCTGGTGTAACAATGCCCCGGCATACTATGAACCAGGCGCAGGTCTGGCATGGTCTGATGCCTGGACGGCTCTGTAA